From the Cohaesibacter sp. ES.047 genome, one window contains:
- the fabB gene encoding beta-ketoacyl-ACP synthase I, whose protein sequence is MKRVVISGLGIVSSLGNDADAVTASLRDAKSGISFSQDFADHGFRSQVWGAPDIDTTELVDRRAKRFLSKGGEWNHIAMVQAITDAGLEQDDITNERTGIIMGSGGPSTQTVVGAADITRKNGSPKRIGPFAVPKAMSSTASATLATWFKIHGVNYSISSACSTSAHCIGNAYELIQMGKQDIVFAGGHEDLDWTMSNLFDAMGAMSSKFNETPETASRAFDATRDGFVIAGGAGVLVVEELEHAKARGAKIYAEIVGYGATSDGYDMVAPSGEGARRCMRQAMSTLDGKVDYINCHGTSTVVGDTAEIGAIKEVFGDDQPYTASTKSLSGHSLGAAGAQESIYSLLMMQAGFIGESAHITELDPECVGMNIVRERIEKPIDVALSNSFGFGGTNATLIFQRYNG, encoded by the coding sequence ATGAAACGTGTTGTCATTTCCGGCTTGGGTATTGTTTCCTCTCTGGGAAACGACGCTGACGCCGTCACCGCATCGCTCAGAGATGCCAAATCCGGTATTTCCTTTTCCCAGGACTTTGCCGATCATGGATTCCGCAGTCAGGTCTGGGGCGCTCCGGACATCGACACGACAGAGCTTGTTGATCGTCGCGCCAAGCGCTTCCTGTCCAAGGGTGGGGAATGGAACCACATTGCGATGGTTCAGGCCATTACCGATGCGGGCCTCGAGCAGGACGACATCACCAACGAGCGGACCGGTATCATCATGGGCTCCGGCGGCCCGTCAACGCAGACCGTCGTCGGTGCTGCGGACATCACCCGCAAGAACGGTTCGCCCAAGCGCATCGGGCCTTTCGCCGTGCCCAAGGCCATGTCGTCCACCGCATCTGCGACCCTTGCGACCTGGTTCAAGATCCACGGTGTGAACTATTCCATTTCTTCGGCCTGCTCCACCTCCGCGCATTGCATCGGCAATGCCTATGAACTGATCCAGATGGGCAAGCAGGACATCGTCTTTGCCGGTGGTCATGAGGATCTCGACTGGACCATGTCGAACCTGTTCGATGCCATGGGCGCCATGAGCTCGAAATTCAACGAGACACCCGAAACCGCGTCCCGCGCCTTCGATGCCACACGTGATGGCTTCGTGATTGCTGGCGGGGCTGGTGTTCTGGTGGTTGAAGAACTCGAGCATGCCAAGGCCCGTGGTGCCAAGATCTATGCCGAAATCGTCGGTTATGGTGCAACGTCCGATGGCTACGATATGGTGGCTCCGTCTGGCGAAGGCGCAAGGCGTTGCATGCGTCAGGCCATGTCCACCCTCGATGGCAAAGTTGACTATATCAACTGCCACGGCACCTCCACGGTGGTTGGCGATACCGCCGAGATCGGTGCCATCAAGGAAGTCTTTGGCGACGATCAGCCTTACACCGCTTCGACCAAGTCCCTTTCGGGCCATTCCCTCGGGGCGGCCGGTGCTCAGGAATCGATCTATTCGCTGCTGATGATGCAGGCCGGTTTCATTGGCGAGTCGGCACACATCACAGAGCTTGATCCGGAATGTGTTGGCATGAACATTGTCCGCGAACGGATCGAGAAGCCGATCGACGTGGCTCTTTCGAACTCCTTCGGGTTCGGTGGCACCAACGCGACGCTGATCTTCCAGCGTTATAACGGCTAA
- the fabA gene encoding 3-hydroxyacyl-[acyl-carrier-protein] dehydratase FabA — MEQRQSSYTYEEILTCSRGEMFGPGNPQLPLPPMLMLDRITDISEQGGEYEKGNILAEYDINPERWFFDCHFQGDPVMPGCLGLDALWQMTGFYLGWLGLQGKGRAISVGEIKFSGMITPSTKLVQYGVDYKRVMKGRLNLGIGDGWVKADGETVFSAKDLRVGLFKDA; from the coding sequence ATGGAACAGCGCCAATCCAGCTATACCTACGAAGAGATTCTGACCTGCAGCCGCGGTGAAATGTTTGGGCCGGGCAACCCCCAGCTGCCCTTGCCGCCAATGCTGATGCTGGACCGGATTACCGACATTTCCGAACAAGGTGGCGAGTACGAGAAGGGCAATATTCTGGCTGAATATGATATCAACCCTGAACGCTGGTTTTTTGACTGCCATTTTCAGGGTGATCCCGTGATGCCGGGCTGCCTTGGACTGGATGCGCTTTGGCAGATGACCGGCTTTTATCTCGGCTGGTTGGGATTGCAAGGCAAAGGTCGCGCCATTTCCGTTGGTGAGATCAAGTTCTCCGGCATGATCACGCCATCGACAAAGCTTGTTCAATATGGTGTGGACTACAAACGCGTCATGAAGGGCCGTCTCAATCTGGGTATTGGAGATGGCTGGGTGAAAGCCGATGGCGAGACCGTCTTCAGCGCCAAGGATTTGCGCGTCGGTCTGTTCAAGGACGCCTGA
- the irrA gene encoding iron response transcriptional regulator IrrA, with protein MNAETETFDKRSARDLLVGAGLRPTRQRLSLAELLFAKGDRHVSAELLHEEAERVNVSVSLATVYNTLHQFTQAGLLREVAVEGTKTYFDTNVSDHYHFYMEEDGKVVDIPDSLRVSELPEVPEGMEITRVDVVVRLRRKQDT; from the coding sequence ATGAACGCAGAGACAGAAACATTTGACAAACGCTCGGCACGCGACCTGTTGGTCGGAGCCGGATTGCGCCCTACCCGTCAGAGATTATCGCTGGCTGAGCTGCTCTTTGCCAAGGGCGACCGGCATGTCTCGGCAGAATTGCTGCACGAAGAGGCCGAACGCGTCAATGTCTCGGTGTCACTTGCCACGGTCTACAACACGCTGCATCAGTTCACGCAGGCCGGGTTGCTGCGCGAAGTGGCTGTGGAAGGCACCAAGACCTATTTCGACACCAATGTGTCGGACCACTATCATTTCTACATGGAAGAAGACGGCAAAGTGGTCGATATTCCGGACAGTCTGCGGGTTTCCGAATTGCCTGAAGTGCCCGAAGGCATGGAAATCACTCGTGTTGACGTTGTCGTTCGGCTGCGCCGCAAACAAGATACCTGA
- a CDS encoding SH3 domain-containing protein, which yields MKKRQILAKLMLAATLLMVMSLPSSAQTRIGPSGLKLPRFVSLKSDRVNVRAGPSTDHKVLWVFRRAGLPVEIIEESDNWRKIRDSEGEMGWVYHSLLSGRRTALISPWQTAGTIVPLRAKPKESTATTAKAQIGVQVDVNQCENEWCDVGVQGYEGWIKSNLLWGVYPREEIE from the coding sequence ACCCTTTTGATGGTGATGTCTTTGCCGTCGTCCGCTCAGACAAGGATCGGCCCATCCGGCCTCAAGCTGCCTCGTTTTGTTTCCTTGAAATCCGATCGGGTCAATGTTCGGGCTGGTCCGTCCACCGACCATAAGGTTCTCTGGGTGTTCCGCCGGGCAGGGTTGCCGGTGGAAATCATCGAGGAATCAGACAATTGGCGCAAGATTCGCGACAGCGAAGGGGAAATGGGCTGGGTCTATCATTCCCTGTTGTCGGGGCGCCGCACTGCCCTCATCAGCCCCTGGCAGACGGCTGGCACGATTGTGCCCTTGCGCGCAAAACCAAAAGAAAGCACGGCCACCACCGCCAAGGCACAGATCGGCGTTCAGGTCGATGTCAATCAGTGCGAAAATGAATGGTGCGATGTCGGCGTTCAGGGCTATGAAGGCTGGATCAAGTCCAACCTTTTGTGGGGCGTCTACCCAAGAGAAGAGATCGAGTAG